The DNA region CATGGCGACGCTGCTGGTCGCTTCGCTGATCGCGATCATCACGACGGTGGGCATTGTCGCGTCGCTGCTGTGGGAAAGTTTCCGCTTCTTCTCGATGGTCAATCCGATCGACTTCCTGTTCGGCACCAAATGGTCGCCGCAGTCGGCCGCCATGGGCTATGGCAATGACGATGCCTTCGGCGCGGTGCCGCTGTTCTGGGGCACCATCTTCATCGGCGCGATCATCGCCATGATCGTCGCGATCCCGCTGGGCCTGATGAGCGCCATCTACCTGACGCAATATGCCAGCCCGACCGTGCGCCGGTGGATGAAGCCGACGCTGGAGATGCTCGCGGGCGTACCCACCGTGGTCTATGGCTATTTCGCTGCGCTCACCATTGCCCCGGCGCTCCGCGACTTCGCCGTATCGATCGGCATCCATGGCGCCTCTTCGGAAAGCGCGCTGGCCGCAGGGCTTGTCATGGGCGTGATGATCATTCCGTTCGTCTCCTCCATGGCGGACGACAGCATCGCCGCCGTACCGCAATCGATGCGCGACGGCAGCCTGGCGATGGGCGCGACCACCAGCGAGACGATCCGCAAGGTGCTGATCCCCGCCGCGCTGCCCGGTGTCGTAGGCGGCGTGTTGCTGGCCGTCAGTCGCGCCATCGGCGAAACGATGATCGTGGTGATGGCCGCTGGCCTGGCCGCGAACCTGACCGCCAATCCCTTCGCCAGCGTGACCACGGTGACGACCCAGATCGTCCAGTTGCTGACCGGCGACCAGGAGTTCGACAGCGCCAAGACGCTGGCGGCCTTCGCGCTGGGGCTGGTGTTGTTCATCGTCACCCTGTTGCTCAACATCGTGGCCCTGCGGGTCGTGAAGAAATATCGCGAGGCTTACGAATGAGCGCTGTTCGCAACCCCACCGACTGGAAGTCGGAGGCCATGCGCAAGCGGATCGCGGGGCGCTATGCCGCCGAACGCCGCTTCAAATTTGCGGGCCTGTTCGCGGTCGTCCTGTCCGCCTCCTTCCTGGCGTTCCTGCTCATCACCATGATGGGCAATGGCCTGCGCGGCTTCACCCGGACGGAGATCGCGCTGAAAGTCGATTTTCCGGCGTCCCCGCTGCTGATCGATCCCAATGCGATCACGGACGAGGCGTTGAACAACGCCAATTTGCCGATGGTGACCGGCGAAGTCGCGAAAAAGGCGCTGGGTGACAAGGCCGATGCGCTGCTGTCGCCGACCGCCTGGATCAGCATCCGTGACGCGATCAAGGCCGATCCGAAGATCCTGAGCCGGACCGAGACGATCAACGTTCCTGCCTCCACCGGCCTGGACCTGGCGGCCAAGAGCCAGGGATCGCCGGAGATGGAAGCGGCGGTGACGCGGCTGAAGCAACAGGGCGTGCTGTCCACCGGCTTCAACTGGAATTTCCTGTCCGCCAGCGACGGCACCGATCCGACCCAGGTGGGCATCTGGGGTGCGTTCAAGGGATCGTTGCTGACGATGCTGGTAACGCTGATCCTCAGCTTCCCCGTCGGCGTGGCGACCGCCCTCTATCTGGAGGAATATGCGCGCAAAAGCTGGTGGACCGACATTATCGAAGTGTCGATCAACAATCTGGCGGCGGTGCCATCGATCATCTTCGGCCTGCTGGGCCTGTCGATCTTCCTGAACTTGGCCCATCTGCCGCGATCGGCAGCGCTGGTCGGCGGCCTGACGCTGGCGCTGATGACGATGCCGGTCATCGTCATCGCCGGGCGCAACGCCATCAAGTCGGTGCCGCCCAGCATCCGCGACGCGGCGCTCGGCATCGGGGCCAGTCCGGTACAGGTCGTGTTCCAGCACGTGCTGCCGCTCGCCCTGCCCGGCATTCTGACCGGCACGATCATCGGCATGGCCCGCGCGCTGGGTGAGACCGCACCGCTGCTGATGATCGGCATGCGCGCCTTCATCGCGACGCCGCCGGGCGGGATCACCGATCCGGCGACCGTCCTGCCGGTGCAGATTTTCCTGTGGTCCGATGAAGTCTCCAGGGGTTTCGTCGAAAAGACGTCCGCCGCGATCATCGTGCTGCTGGCCTTCCTGCTCGCGATGAACGGCCTCGCCATCTACCTGCGCAACAAGTTTGAAACACGGTGGTAATGACACCCATGACAGAAGAACAAATCAACCTGGCCATCGAGAACCCGAAGATGTCCGCCCGCGACGTCAAGGTTTTCTATGGCGAGAAACAGGCGATCAAGGGCGTGTCGATCGATGTCGGCATGGACCATGTCACCGCCTTCATCGGCCCGTCGGGCTGCGGCAAATCGACCTTCCTGCGCACGCTCAACCGCATGAACGACACCGTCGCTTCAGCGCGGGTCGAGGGTGAGATCACGCTGGACGGGGAGAATATCTACGCCCCGTCGATGGACGTGGTGCAGTTGCGCGCGCGAGTGGGCATGGTGTTCCAGAAGCCCAACCCCTTCCCCAAGTCGATCTACGAGAATATCGCCTATGGCCCGCGCATCCACGGCCTGGCCGCGGGCAAGGCGGACATGGATGTGATCGTGGAAAAGTCGCTGCGCCGAGCAGGGCTTTGGGACGAGGTGAAGGACCGGCTGACCGAAAGCGGCACGGCTTTGTCGGGCGGCCAGCAGCAGCGGCTGTGCATCGGGCGTGCGATCGCGGTGGAACCCGAAGTCATCCTGATGGACGAGCCTTGCTCGGCACTGGACCCGATCGCCACCGCCAAGATCGAGGAGCTGATCCACGAACTGCGCGGCCGTTATGCGATCGTCATCGTCACGCATAATATGCAGCAGGCCGCGCGCGTGTCGCAGCGGACCGCCTTCTTCCACCTGGGCGACCTGGTGGAATATGGCGTGACGTCCGACATCTTCACCAATCCCCGCCAGGAGCGGACCAAGGATTATATCACCGGCCGTTATGGCTGATTTTGGGGCCGATCCGGGCGGAGAGAGATAATGGCTGAACATACGATCAAGGCATTTGACGAGGAAATCGACCGGCTGCGCGGGCTGATCGCCGAAATGGGCGGACGCGCGGAAGCAGCGATCGAAAACGCCATGCTGGCGCTGCAACGGCAGGACAAGATACTGGCGGCCGAAGTCGTCGCCGACGACAAGCGCATCGACGCGATCGAGGCGGAGGTCGAGAAGCTGGTGATCCAGGTGATCGCCCTGCGCGCGCCGATGGCGAACGACCTGCGCGACGTGATCGCCGCTTTGAAGATCGTCAGCGTCGTGGAGCGCATCGGCGACTATGCCAAGAATATCGCCAAGCGGGTGCCGCTGATCGCGACCAACACCCGGACGCTGGAGCCGATTTCGCTTCTTCCTTCCATGGGCCAGGTCGCCGGTGAAATGGTGCATGACGCCCTGAACGCCTTCGCCGCGCGCGATCCCGACCTGGCCCTAGCGGTGATCGAGCGCGACACGGTGGTGGACGATTTCTACAACAGTGTGTTCCGCACGCTGGTGACGTTCATGGTCGAAAACCCCAAGACGATCAGCGAATGCGCGCATCTGCTGTTCGTTGCCAAGAATATCGAGCGGATCGGTGACCATGCGACCAATGTCGCGGAAATGGTCTATTATGCCGCGACCGGCCAGACCCTGCCCGAGCGTGAGCGCGGCGCCGACCCGTTGCCGGAGGACTGATCATGGCAAGAGCGAAAATGCTGCTGGTCGAGGATGACGCAGCCCTGGCCGAACTCCTCATCTGGCATTTCAAGCGGGAGGATTTCGACGTCGCCCATACGGTCGACGGCGAAGAAGCATTGCTGATGGCGCAGGAAAATGTGCCCGACATCGTGCTGCTCGATTGGATGGTCGAAAGCCTGTCCGGCATCGAAGTATGCCGCCGCCTGCGCCGCATGAATGGCACCGCCAATATCCCGATCATCATGCTGACTGCGCGCGGTGAGGAAGAGGATCGGGTCCGGGGCCTGGAAACCGGCGCGGACGATTATGTGACCAAGCCCTTTTCCCCACGCGAACTGGTGGCACGGGTCGGGGCGGTGCTGCGCCGCGTCCGTCCGGCGCTGGCGGGGGAGACGCTGACCTTCTCCGACGTGGAGATGGATACGGTGGGGCACAAGGTTCGTCGTGGCGGGCAAGTCATCCCGCTCGGCCCGACCGAGTTCCGCCTGCTCAAGCATTTCCTGGAGCATCCGGGCTGGGTCTTCTCGCGCGAGCGGCTGCTCGACAGCGTATGGGGCCAGGACAGCGACATCGAACTGCGCACGGTGGACGTGCATATCCGGCGGTTGCGCAAAGCGATCAACGCCGACGGGCAATATCAGGACATTATCCGCACGGTGCGATCTGCGGGCTATGCGCTGGATACCGACGGGGTGGGGTAACAGTCACCCACAGTCAAAAAAGGCCTCCCCAATGCGGATTGGGGAGGCCTTTTTGACTGCTGCGGCGCACCGGTCAGGCGGCGCGGCGGGCCTTGTTCAGTTTCTTGAGCAGCATGTCGCGTTTCAGGCGCGACAGATGGTCGATGAAGAGCACGCCTTCCAGATGGTCCATCTCATGCTGGAGGCAGGTGGCGAGCAGGCCTTCGAGCTGTTCTTCGTGGATGCGGCCTTCGCGGTCCATCCAGCTGGCGCGGACGACGGCGGGGCGTTCGACTTCGGCATATTGATCGGGGACCGACAGGCAGCCTTCCTGATAGACGGACAGCTCTTCGGACCCTTTGAGGATCTGCGGGTTGATGAAGACCATCGGCTTCTTGACCGGCTTGGCGTCTTCCTCATCCGATTCGGGTTCCTGCAGGTCCATCACCAGCACCCGCTTGGGCACGCCGACCTGGATCGCGGCGAGGCCGATGCCCGGCGCGTCGTACATCGTTTCGAACATATCGTCGATCAGCCGTTGCAGATCGTCGTCAATCGCATCGACCGGGGTCGAAATGGTGCGCAGGCGCGGGTCGGGCGCTTCAAGGATCGGTAGGATTGCCATAGATCGAACA from Sphingobium sp. HWE2-09 includes:
- the pstC gene encoding phosphate ABC transporter permease subunit PstC, which codes for MTGPAILLLLAGLGAIAWVSARARALRLQTAARATGRRDAVHSLPGYHGWYVALWTLVPAILFLVVWSNVAPGLVTQSVLADPAAQSLPADAFSRSAILGEARAIASGSQAGAFNPLSQALVEPYRTALDTYGIAGAVLALVLAFAGGAYAFTRVRPDFRARTRVERLVMATLLVASLIAIITTVGIVASLLWESFRFFSMVNPIDFLFGTKWSPQSAAMGYGNDDAFGAVPLFWGTIFIGAIIAMIVAIPLGLMSAIYLTQYASPTVRRWMKPTLEMLAGVPTVVYGYFAALTIAPALRDFAVSIGIHGASSESALAAGLVMGVMIIPFVSSMADDSIAAVPQSMRDGSLAMGATTSETIRKVLIPAALPGVVGGVLLAVSRAIGETMIVVMAAGLAANLTANPFASVTTVTTQIVQLLTGDQEFDSAKTLAAFALGLVLFIVTLLLNIVALRVVKKYREAYE
- the pstA gene encoding phosphate ABC transporter permease PstA; amino-acid sequence: MSAVRNPTDWKSEAMRKRIAGRYAAERRFKFAGLFAVVLSASFLAFLLITMMGNGLRGFTRTEIALKVDFPASPLLIDPNAITDEALNNANLPMVTGEVAKKALGDKADALLSPTAWISIRDAIKADPKILSRTETINVPASTGLDLAAKSQGSPEMEAAVTRLKQQGVLSTGFNWNFLSASDGTDPTQVGIWGAFKGSLLTMLVTLILSFPVGVATALYLEEYARKSWWTDIIEVSINNLAAVPSIIFGLLGLSIFLNLAHLPRSAALVGGLTLALMTMPVIVIAGRNAIKSVPPSIRDAALGIGASPVQVVFQHVLPLALPGILTGTIIGMARALGETAPLLMIGMRAFIATPPGGITDPATVLPVQIFLWSDEVSRGFVEKTSAAIIVLLAFLLAMNGLAIYLRNKFETRW
- the pstB gene encoding phosphate ABC transporter ATP-binding protein PstB codes for the protein MTEEQINLAIENPKMSARDVKVFYGEKQAIKGVSIDVGMDHVTAFIGPSGCGKSTFLRTLNRMNDTVASARVEGEITLDGENIYAPSMDVVQLRARVGMVFQKPNPFPKSIYENIAYGPRIHGLAAGKADMDVIVEKSLRRAGLWDEVKDRLTESGTALSGGQQQRLCIGRAIAVEPEVILMDEPCSALDPIATAKIEELIHELRGRYAIVIVTHNMQQAARVSQRTAFFHLGDLVEYGVTSDIFTNPRQERTKDYITGRYG
- the phoU gene encoding phosphate signaling complex protein PhoU — protein: MAEHTIKAFDEEIDRLRGLIAEMGGRAEAAIENAMLALQRQDKILAAEVVADDKRIDAIEAEVEKLVIQVIALRAPMANDLRDVIAALKIVSVVERIGDYAKNIAKRVPLIATNTRTLEPISLLPSMGQVAGEMVHDALNAFAARDPDLALAVIERDTVVDDFYNSVFRTLVTFMVENPKTISECAHLLFVAKNIERIGDHATNVAEMVYYAATGQTLPERERGADPLPED
- the phoB gene encoding phosphate regulon transcriptional regulator PhoB, with translation MARAKMLLVEDDAALAELLIWHFKREDFDVAHTVDGEEALLMAQENVPDIVLLDWMVESLSGIEVCRRLRRMNGTANIPIIMLTARGEEEDRVRGLETGADDYVTKPFSPRELVARVGAVLRRVRPALAGETLTFSDVEMDTVGHKVRRGGQVIPLGPTEFRLLKHFLEHPGWVFSRERLLDSVWGQDSDIELRTVDVHIRRLRKAINADGQYQDIIRTVRSAGYALDTDGVG
- the def gene encoding peptide deformylase encodes the protein MAILPILEAPDPRLRTISTPVDAIDDDLQRLIDDMFETMYDAPGIGLAAIQVGVPKRVLVMDLQEPESDEEDAKPVKKPMVFINPQILKGSEELSVYQEGCLSVPDQYAEVERPAVVRASWMDREGRIHEEQLEGLLATCLQHEMDHLEGVLFIDHLSRLKRDMLLKKLNKARRAA